The genomic DNA GGTAGCCCACTCCACTGGTCATGGAGATCTAGCCCAGATGTGACAGCATAGCGATGGAAGCTGGATGGTCTTGAACGATGATTGTTAAAGAGGTTTGAATATTCGTCATGACTTTacgaataaattttttttaaaaaaaaaaacagaaaaaagaaaaagaggaggaCTAATTGATGACTTCCTTATTAGGATCGATAATTTTGGACACAATTTGCGAGCTTGATACgtacttaaaacaaaatttaaaggaTTAGAGTTTAAGAGTTTGAATGGTTTAATTAAATATCTTGGATTATGattgacatatataatcttatacatatgCATCAACACGACTAATTAAACTTGACACGCAATATAATGgttgcaatttttgacataacccacgaacccaatacaaaattaaagggttagagTTGAAGGATTTGACCTGTTTAATTGAATAAGTTGTTTTAAAGTTGACCTAATATAATCTTATAGTCATACCTTAACACGACTTGAACTCGAAATATAAACACAAATTATCACCCATATTCGCTAATAAttgtaaatttcaaaaatcagtatttaaatagaaaaaaaaacaaaaaacaaaaaaacaaactcaCAACAAAACTTTTTACCAAATATACCAAAACGCTCAGAAATGTGGTTCCAGCAACCCTCTTTATCAAAACTGCCCGGGAAAATCGAGAGAGATATGTTGATTGTTATTATCATTAGAGGCCGGGTAATTAATTAGCAAAATAACTAAAATCATTTATGAGACTAACCACAACCAATTAATCAAAATGACGGGGAAAATAAtcctaaagaaaaaagaagatcgAAAGAATAAGTAGGTAatcattaatttgtaaaacaaATTTACATCGGTTGATTGGGACTTACAAGGAAGTCGTAATGATGTGCATCACCTCGAACCATGCAAAAGAACGAGGCAGTGAGACAAGCAAGCCAGATGAGTTTTGAGAAGAGACCCATCTTCTTCAACccaatttttgtttggtttttctttGCAGGAAGTACGAGATCAGTAGTGACTAGTACTCCTTGAGCTTGGGACTATCCTTTTTAAACAGCAACTGAAGTACACAGAAGAAAGCTcgagaaaaaacataaaaaaaaaaaaaaattgctgttgTTGATCCTGAACCGTTAGGTGGATCGAGTTCAATTATTCGGAATCGGATGGCATGGGATGACTTATTGTTGCCTGCAGGTCAGGTAGTAACaggaaaattcaattaaaattagggaaaaataaaatttatacaaTTGGAATTCAATTTCAGGGAATAGTTTTACATTATTATAGTCCACAAATTCATCCAAATAGGAAGCACACATTCAAAAAAGTTGaaaggtaaattgtcgtaattgatagtttgaggggtaaattatTATTGAGGTGGTAATTTGACgggattaagtggactttacaaaaaaaataataatagtaataataatacgAATAAAATCGTTTAATTAAACGAAATTGGCGAGTCCCAGTACTCACCAAACTCTCTCCTCCCCCCCCAATCTAGAACTTGTAATTAAGTCCTCCCTCGCAACCTTGAACTTGTAAGTCCTCGTCTTCAACTAATTTGTTTGCTGCTTAATTAGCATAAAAAAGTATCAACAATATTTTCTAAGAggaatgttagtttttttttttgaaaaaaatttggttgTCAAATGCATGATGTGTCACTGACTCACCATCTTGTCCATGTATACCTTGATTTACTAAGACCAGAAATTACATGGGATGCTGACACATGCATTGCTTAGGAACCaaatttaggagaaaaaaaaaaaaaaaaaaaccttaatccATTCTAATAGTCTATTTGatattgcgtttgaaaaatagagcttttaaattaaaaaactttttttggcaaaagctttatttttaaatttttaccaaaagtgtgtTTTCATAAACTTTagagtaaaaaaagaaaaaaaaacttctagaaTTTTTTACCTAATACTTGGCCGGCTTTTGTTTGTCACggctttttaagtactaaaaatactttttaagctctctaacGTAATTCCAAACATACCTCCAAATAAGCCTAATAAGGTCCTATACTGTTATTCACTTTGTTTTTCTATATCTCTGAACTCCATCCTGCTTCTTTCATTCACTACGTCTAGAGATGTGATGCTGGTTTTTGAGTTTagtttaagatttaatttggtAATGGGGTTTGGtagtatttgattttagtgattgttctttgaaaaaaaagaatgttaatAGTTGTTAATTTGGAGTAAGTTATGgatgaataatatataatatctgCTGTTTGAGGTGGTAAACGTGTATTTTTTATGAGGGGCACTTGAGATTTCACTCATGCATGGTGGGGTGATGATTTCATCAAAGTATCTTTGAGATTTTACTCGATGAatgaattgaattttaaaatcactatttaattaaaaattaataatgatcaatcataattttaatagcgattttagaagtcacatcatttttagagggaCAAAAGAGGAACACAAGAATGAATTCTATAGCATTATTCAaaatttaggctccgtttgtttcgacgtaaaatgatttatgaaaaatgttttccatattttacggtgtttaatTGGTGCgacataaaataatagtcaacgaatttttcttttgtttgaccaaaaattctcctttaattttttttgtttgccccaaattttttttttttttggtcaaacagGTCACCCGTGAGTTCAGGAGTCCAACATATACAAACATACCTTTGGAGCAGGCACAAAAATCTCCAGGTTCACCGTTTATGGTGTAAGCAATTGAATGTGGCAAGTCATCACTAGTTCGCAGGTCCTCATCAACCAACATGTTTAAATCTCCACTGTACCAGGACCCTGCAGGTTCATCGAAAATGAATCGGATGtaggttaatatatataattaattaatattattcatttaaatTCAACATCTATATAattgttttggaaaatataaTCCTATATTTCATCAACGAATTAAATTCATTGTGCTCAATATCACTTCATTCATGGGCCAGTAGATGATAGGTAGATCATATCGTAAAAGATCCACAATAATAATTGGGAAATGTTTGGTGTTTTTCTAATGTTCTCATAGTGttctctcaactgtgatgtagctttttaaatcaccaatagattaaaagtcaataatgataatttaaaattcaacggtaattttaaaagcgaCATCACAGTTGTGAGAAGACTATGAGAACACTAGATGACGAAACATGTTGCAAAAGAGAATTTGTCCGGGCTAAAGCTTCtcacaggttttttttttttttttttttcattcaaataagGACGacagggaaaaagaaaaattacaatgGAGGGTCTTTGCCACTCCTTAATCTAATAGAAGATAAAAACAAAGATGAAGTGGGAATACTTTCAAACACAAGGTGGGAAGCGACACATTTAGCAACAAGGTGTGCATAGGGTTAACACATCTGAAAATCTTCAAAGCTTTCCAATCAAGGATGGAGAGCAGAAGGAGCTGGATCAGAGATAACAGGGGCTGAGTTCCAGTCCAAAAAGAGATGGGGGTCCTTAATAGCAAGGGTTGCGAGCAGCGGTGGCTCACCAGCCACCCTTGATTGGCTGGGGTGGCTCACCAGCCACTACCCCAAATGGGCTGGGGTGGCGGCGAGGCACCCTAAGCCCTCCTGcactttcttttaaaaacaaaaaataaaattgaagaaaccTATATAATTTAGTGTTTTGATTCTTATTTGAGTTGGTACAATAATCCTAGGTGGCCAGCTTTGATTGGCAGGCACAATACTATAATTTTAACATTAAAGAGGGTTGATGGGTTTACAACAAAGTGGTAGTAATGTATATCACCTCGAGCCACTCAGACAAGCAAGCAATTAAGAGGAGTTTTGAGAACAGACCACCCATCTTCGATCATCAACCAAATTTTCGTATACTACGTACTTGGCAAacattatttttcttgtcttatttttatattattatgtttgaCCATCCAGATCCAAGCTCCCAGGTTGTCTTGAAGTGCTGTTGGGTTGGGATGACTTCTTGTTAACTAACAGCAGGCTAGGCCGGCAGGCACTGGATGCGAATAGATCCTCCGTACGTACGTGAAACTCTACCTAATAGTATTTGTGCTTGTAGGGTGGACATGTAGCTGAGACGAAGCCTTTTGCAGGTGGCTCAATTTGCCATTTATATCACGTGCTATACATCGATCAACTATATAAAAAGGCATCaagtttgacccatttaatacattttgtaattattgtttttagtttattttgagTTTGTTGTTGAAGAGCCTATTCCATTTTCGTTTTTAGAatcatcaacttcttttttcttttgaatccGGAGTGCGAAGGACCTTCCCAAGTAATTCATTTcttattcaattattattatttttatttttattttattttttatttttaaagctgCAGTGTGCAAGGAATAGAGAAAAAAGTACTCTACCTAGCTAATAGTACCATTTGTGCTTGTAGGGTGGACTTGTGGCTGAGACGAAGCCTTTTGCAGGAGGCTCACTTTGCCATTTCTATCacgtgctatatatatatatatatatatatatatatacatcgatcgtgactttttttttcttttttctttttttttattacatattattattttttatatatgttcaaCTCCACTTTCTCAACTACTCATAAACTGCTTTTCATTTACTTCTAATTTCAACATACTTTTGTGCTAATAAATAATCTTGTAAaccaaaacataataaaataatgttatgTATACAAacatctattatatatatatatatatatatatatatatatatatataaaagcaaattGACTGGGAAAATAATcctataaaaaaagaaacaaagaataagAATATTGAAAGTCCCACGTtgcttgggtattaaggagatatGTCATTTATAAAGTGAGGAAAAACTTTAActcttgagctaacttttggGTTGAATTAGGTTCAATACCCATTTCGAATATGGTANNNNNNNNNNNNNNNNNNNNNNNNNNNNNNNNNNNNNNNNNNNNNNNNNNNNNNNNNNNNNNNNNNNNNNNNNNNNNNNNNNNNNNNNNNNNNNNNNNNNATAATATTCCTAGTGGAATAGAACTGGGAGGCGAACCGTGATCCTTGTAACATTACATTTTCACTAAGGCTCTACTGTTTAATTTCTGGTACTTCTAGACAAGCTAAGAGTCTGTTTCCTACCCATTAGCTTGTGCGGGATGTTAACACACAATCCCAGTCAGCAGCGCACTTAGCATCATCCAACTAAACAATTGAAGATCATGACACTGAGTACTCATCAGAAACTGACGACCAGTTAAAACGATAAAACTGAATTCTTAAATACCAATGGAAACCAAGTCAAGACGGATGGGAACAAGTAAGAACTTTCTTGACGTTCTAAGTGAGTTGACTCATTCTTTTCTTGGTGCTTTGCAACAAGCGCTGTTTAAATTCCATGTTGGACTTGCAACAAACGTTGGCCGCATTTAGAAGGATGACATGACTTCAATGTTTTCAATGGGGGTTTTAATCTTGACCGTACATTTACATAGCAGCAGGATGTAAGCCCAATCCTTAATCCACGAGAAAATGGATAagaattctctctatttcaattCTAGTCAGAGGTGTCAACCAATCAAAATAccgacatttttattttttttttcagtaaaaaTGACGAGTTTCCTTCAATAGACTTCAATAGACTTATGACAAAAACTAGAGGAATAGATGACTTACGATAAGTGAAGAATTGGAAGAGCCCCCAAGATAAGAAAAGCAGTAGCCCAAGTAGAGGAGAGAATATTGTACGATTCTTTGGCCCTTGTCTTCAAGCCTGGGATCATCAGTGCTGCTGGTTGTACTGCGCTCACCTGATTTGTCCTTCGTCTTTTCATTGGCAATCATTAATTGATCACCGATGTTGCGCCATCCCGGGTTTGGCTTAACTGCCTTATTATTTCCTTAAACTCTATTTCTTCGTTCTCATACAAAAGATGGAACCCACACTTCTGCACGGACAAGCCCGGTAAATCGGTGCCAATTGAAGCCTCAATGAAACTGCTATGATTCAACCAGTTTGGAAATAACTCACGCGGTATATAAGACAGCCAAATGAATTCACCTGGCCGTAACGACATGAGATATTCTTTAGTGGGGCAATACATATGGTCCATATTGACATGTCCCAGACCACAAATATCGGTTTCCAACATACAAATGATAAAGCCACAAGGAGCTGGTAAATCTCGATTGTTAACAATGGTAGTCCCATGCTCCTCGACTGAAAAAGAAACACAGAGAGCAAGTCCCATCCAAGTACAATCATCGTACAAATTTGGAGGCAGATCAGAGATTGTCACTAGATGCTTATTACTCTGATAGTTGAACCAGTCCAGAATTtcatttgaaggaaaacaaaaattatagacAAGGCGTCGCTCGAAGTCCTGTAAAATAGAAATATTGTGTATGATGAGTGATCATAGTGAAAGAATGGGAGAGGCAATCAAATACTCATAACTCATAGTTTCTTAATTACCGGCAGGTTACTTTGGTTGTGCAGATCATTTTTGCCCTTGTCTTTAAGCCTGGGATTAAGGGATCCTCTGAGTCTTGCAAGGTGAGAAACCTCATCAGAGATGCTGGTTGTAATGGGCTCAACTGCTTTGTCCTCCTGGTTTGGCTTAACCGTCTTTTCATTGGCAATATTTGATTGATGAATAACATCACGGGTTTTAGACAATGAGGACGTGTAGTGACTTACTGTTTCCTtaaactctctctcttcattCTCGTACAAAAGACGGAACCCACACTTGTGCAAGGTCAATCCTGGAACATCGGTGGCAATTGAAACCTCAATGAAATTGCTATGAATCAACCAGTTTGGAAAGGACCCACGTGGTATATAAGACAGCCAAATGAATCCACCTAGCCGTAACAGCATGAGATCTTCTTTAGTGGGGCAATACTTATGCAGAAGTTCCAGACTACCAATAGCCGTTTCCAACAGAAAAATCAGCTGGTTGCAAGGAACTTGCGAGTCCAGATTGTCAACAATGGTAGTCCCATGCTCTTGGAGTGAGAAAGAAACACAAAGAGCAAGTCCCTTCCAAGAGGGATCGTCGTACAAATTTGGTGGTAGATAGATTATCACTTGGGGCTTATCACTCCGATGGCTGAACCATTCCAGAATTTCatttggaggaaaacaagaCTCGTAGACAAGGCATGGATCAAAGTCCTGTAAAATAGAAATAATGCGTATGATGAGTGAGAGTGAAAGAAAGGGGGAGGAAATAGTACCTTTGTGGCAAATCGAATACTCATAACTCATAGTTTCTTAATTACCGGCAGGTTGCATTGATTACGAGGTCTTATTGATGCTTTATTGTGAAGATCCTCATTAGAGCCAAGTCTTTCAGGGTGAGTGTCCTCATCATTAAAGGTGTTACTTGTACTCGCCTTTCCCTCATTCTCACGGTTATTAGAGAACGAGGACTTGCAGAGTCTTATTATTTCCCTAAACTTCACCTCATCATTTTGGTACAAAAGTTGTAGTCCACACTTGTGAACCGTCAAGCTTGGGCAATTGCTAAATGAAACCTCAATGGAACTGCATCGATTCAACCACTTTGGAAACCACCCACTTGGTATATAAGACAACCACATGAATCCATCTAACTTTAACAAGTTGAGATCTTCTTCAAGGAGGCAATAGCTATAGGGGCACCCTAGACCAAAAGTACCATTTTGAGATACAAACCCAAAGCGACAATGAACTTGTGAATCCAGACTGCCAAAGAGGACTGAAAAAGAGGCAAACAGAGCAAGTCCCGTCCACGTAGGATCATCGTACAaatttggaggaagagagattCTAACTTTAGGCCCGTCACTCTTAAGGCTGAACCAATCTAGAATTTCACTTTGAGGAAAACAAGAATTATAAGGAAGGTGTCGATGGAAGTCCTGCAAAACAGAAATATATTGTCTAATGAGTGAGAGTActgagagaaagagggagagttAATAGAAGTATTTTCGCAGAGTTGATGCTTACTTCAATGCAATTCATAGGTATTAGGGGTCGGTTTTGCTTTGgcctcttatttcttttttcttgatcaACCATAAATTGACTCGCAGAATCCGAATGCTCAGAAATCAAGGCGTTGCATTGTTTTAGCTTTTGCTCAAATTGTACCTGATCATTCTGATACAAAAGACGAAGCGCACATACCCGCACCATCACACCTGGCCAATCACTTACAAATGAAGCTGAAATGAAGCTGCACTGGCGCAACATATTCTTAAGTAACTCCCTCGGTATGTAGGATATCCAAATGAATCCACCTATATTATTTAACCACATGATTTCTACTTTACTAGTGACACAACCAATGACCTGATCATTGTCCATACGATCTACAATCGTTCGGAATTGACAATATAGGAAGTGTGGAATTTCTGAAACCAAATTGTCAAGGACGGTTTTTGGATCCCCGtgaaatgaaaaacaaacaaatagagTGAGCCCCATCCAAGTGTTATCATTGTACAAATTTGGTGGTATGTCCATTGTCACTGAGTGCCTGAAACTCGGATGACTGAACCACTCTTGGGTTATTTTACTTGGAGGGAAGCAACTATTATATAAGAAGAGCGGATTAAATTCCTGTAACATAGAAATACAACATCCaatcagagagagagggaaagatgACTGCAAGGGTGTGGATCATCAGAATTCTTACCAGGGGGCCCGTTTTGTAGAATCCATCACGAGGGTGTGGGTCCTCATAAGAGCCACCAGTTCGCCGGACTTCCTCATGATGGACCAAATCGTCACCATACGAGGTCATCATTTGTATGAGTACTGTACATTTAAAATCTTCCATGTTTCGCTGGTATACTAGATTGACCCCACACTCCAGCAGTGAAGTCACTGGGAATTTAACCTTATCGTCGTTTGTCTTGATTCTAAGTGCTGTTTGAGTTCTCTCATTAGAATGTTGAGCACTTTCTCTTAGTCTTTCCAGCTCAGCTTTCCATAGATCTCTTGGTATATCATGCAAGGAGGAACCCAATTTTTTAAGAGCTAGAGGATGGCCGTCAACATGACTTACAAAATCATTGCATATATCCAATAAATCATTTTCACAAAGGGGTTTGTTGAAGGCTTGTTGACTAAAGAGCTGCAGAGCATCAGATGCATCCAGTTTTTTAGCCTCgtatacatttttctttctgcATTTTTTCTGCAACAAAACCTCATCTTCAGTGGTTATGATGATTCTACTCCCCGGGCCAAACCTATTAGGACACCCTACTAATTTTTCCAACTTTTCTTcatccacatcatcaacaacaataataacccTTTTGTTACGTAGTCTAAGACTTGTCTTGTTGATTGCCTTAAGCTCATCCCATCTTGCTATTTCACTTTTCAACTTCATATCCCAAAGGAGTTGATCTTGTGAATCacctaaatcattttttttgacATCTCTGAGAAAGCTGCTAGCTTGAAATTGATGACGGATCCTTTCAAAAACAACTTCAGCAAGAGTTGTCTTGCCGATTCCACTCTTCCCACATATCCCTATAAAGCGAACATCATCCTTCGGCTCCATATCTATATACAAATTCACAAATTCCTCAACACGAGACTTCATTCCAACATGTTTGTCCTTAAAAACACTTTCGATTGTATCATTCAACTCACTAgatattttttcaacaaatctTTGGATGAACTTTGACTCAAACCTGTAAGATAGATAGAACGAAAAATCTTTTGGTGAGTCAAAGCAAACACAAAACCATAGGAGATATGTAAATGTTGTTATTTTGCTTGTTCACCTTGAAAAAGAAAGTTGTACAATTCAACTTGATAACGTATTTGAGCTTGATTTGCTTGGTGAAATTCTAAGATGCATCTAAAAATGAATCATGCGTTcataaaattgaagaaaaaagtaattaataacGTGATAGGAACTTAAGGGTTCTAAATGAAAACcaggaaataaataaaacaaacgggAGAAATAAGAAGGGATAATCACTTGGACGGGGTCAAACCTTCAATTTATACCTCTGGCAATTGTATTTTCCTTGATGGTTTAGCTGTAAGACCTTTACACGCTTATATAGAAGGGGTTCTTATAATAGAAAGGAAATTTTATGCCATTATGAGAACAAAATCAGAATATTGGCTAATCATGAAAATATTTCGCAAATAATATCggaatattaaatattttgagaatatttggttTTCTAACATCTCTCACCCTCAAGCAAGGACGGAACTAGAAGTTCAATTTTAAGGGGGGGGGTGGAATCTTGGGGccaaaataagaagaagaagaagaaaagaaaaaaaacctaaattattttattctaacaaattttaaaattaaaacctatttttaataattttgtttacaGGTGGGGCCCCGCCAACCCCCCCTTAAATCTGTCCATCAAGGTTgattattaaataattcaagAAGAGGAATGCTATATTTTccaaaagttttttcaaaaatttgcttCCCAAATGATGAGTCGCAATCCTataagatggtgacacatttatcaaaataatagaTGGAAtaagattgtgacacatcatttggaaagcaaattttgaagaaaatttttgataagtgtagcatttttcattcaAGAAAGCAGGCATTTAAGGTCTCGTACAATTCCCACATTGAATCTTTCCTTGGTAAATGGGCCCACTAGATGAGAACATCAGTGACTGCCTGATTATTGTACCTGacaaactgaaaataaaaaattgcagcaGGCTGAATATGCAAGTCTCTTATAGAAACAATTTCAGGTAGTTGTTGCTAAGGAAGGATTTATTTGCTTCGATTCTTCATGAGACAAGAGACATGGAAGACCAAATGTATCTTGGACTCTGAAGGTAGATCAAGGCGGTAGATGACATGACGAACTCTTTCTAACACCTTATATGGTGGAGAAAGCTTCAAGGATGACTAAACATTGATGGAAACCTGCCCATAAGCTTCAAGGATGGAACTCTTTCTAACGATGTTTGTCAATCTATTGCTTCATACGAGCTTATGTAGCAATCAGATTGTCCTTAAGAAGCTGTAAGATTCAAATTTTGTCCTGGAGGGCACAGTCTGTTTAATCGACAGATGAGGAACCTATCACGCAAGTAGAAAAGGCAGATAGATCTCGGCCATATACTCCTCTGAAAAGAGACATTTTAGTAGCTGAGCGATAGGTGGTATTATACCAGCACTTTGCCCATGGAAGCCATCATGGCCACTCCCTGGGTTTATTTCCTGCAGAGCATTGTAGATAGTTCACCATGAACCAATTCACAACTTCAGTTTGTCCATCCATTTACAGATTAGAAGTGAAAACTTTATCTCGATCACTCACGATAGATTGGGGAATCCCATGCAACTTGACAATATTGTCATCAAATATTTGAGCAATGGTGGATATAGTATATGAATGTGTTACTGCACAAAAATGAGCATACTTTGTAAGATGGTCCAAGACCTTAAGGATAGTAGCTTTACCTTGAAAGGGTGGTAATTCGTCCACAAAGTGCATAGATATGACAACCCATGCCAGTGACACCCTATACAGTTAGTCTCACATTAGGAAGATGTATTGCCCAGATTAAGTGGGTGATTATAAAAGTGTTCGAgttgctaagtctcacattagtACCCTACTAGGTGagattgagctttataagtgattttagataGCTCCAATTGTaacttgtttagtttttttgaaGTGTTAGTGAACATGTGGCTTACGCTTTTGTTGGATCGTTAGAAATAGTATCAGAGTAACCGAGTAACACTATGCAACACTAAGACATTGCATGGTGTGGACCCTGACGAAGACATCAAGGTTTGAGTGAGAGAGATTGTAGCACCCTAGAAAGTTAGACTCACATTAGGAAGATATATTGCTCAAATTGAGTCGGTGGATTATAAAGGTATTCATGAGAGCTAAATCCCACATTGGTTCCTTATTTTGCCACGCACGTGCATTTTTCTATCTCAACTTTCCAAAATTgccctatatttttttttttttgaaggaattccaaaaatgcccccaattaaataaaccaaaatctaaataaataaataaaaattatgggtgGTCGTAGCAACCCCATTTGGCCATCTGGCcgaattgggggtggccaaaatcACACCCAAACCCTTAAGGGATGGCTCGGttacccccaaatggccaaagagggtggccgaaccacttggccacccccatttagCCCCTGGGATGTGATGCCCTAAAACAtcaaaaatgatttattaaaaacaacCGTTCACTTGAACTTATAAAACACCTCATTAATCTTTTAAAGAAGTGTCAATCCTTTTGATAAAACTCTAACTAGAGAAATAGCCCTAAAACCCTAACTTGCTCTCTGGTAGAACGTTCGATAGGGAACCACCGAAGGTCCAATCCTTTGCGTGAATGTTGGGTTATCTTCAAAGATGAGTTCAACTGGCACTTCTTTGCGTGAGTGGTGCAAGAAGCTAAGGCAAGGAAATTCATGAACCTGGTCCAAGGAAGGATGTCGGTAAACTGAGCATGCCGCAAAGTTCATTCAGTTATCAAGGTTCGTCGTATAACTCATTCCAGATGAGAAGAAGGCCAAGAAGTTTGAGAGGAGACAGAACTAGCGTATCAGGACCATGATGACCTATTTTGACATCCGCAACTCTTCTCAAATGGTGGATTGTGCCTCGATCTATGAGGATGGCCTAAAGGAGAACGCAACGGCTTTTGTGAATTAGAGGAATAGGACTTTTGCGCCTGGAGCACCAACTGGAGGGGCCAGACCAATTAAGAGAATGGCTGCAGGAAGTTATCCACCCCAACGACCACAAGGACACGCCTTAGATGTCCCTTAGCCTCAACCACTAAAGTATTAGAGAGGTTAGGCACCAAATTTGTGCCGGAAGTGCAACAAGGTTCTCATTGGGGACTTTGTAGGATGGGTATCGAGACATCCTATCGATGTGGCTAGTTTGGTCATTTCAGCAAGGATTTTACGGGGAAAGTGGCACTGCCTTAGCCAAAGAATGCTTAGAAGCCTTTGGCCTCAGCACGAGTCTATTCGCTCATTCCCAAAGAAGTGGAAGAAGGATAAGAGGTGGTAACATGTATCATCCATATTCTTGGATTTGAAGcttcatttttgtttgattcaAGGGCTACCCATTCTTTTTGTATCTAGCATGTTTGTAAGACTATCTATACTAGCAGTAAGATCCCTAGATGTCGGCGTGGTAGTAGCCACTTTAATAGGAAAAACTATATCTTGTTTGTTCTTAGGATATCCTTCTAGATACAAAGGATATATTCTTTTAGACTTAGTCACAAAATCTGTTTTTGTTT from Corylus avellana chromosome ca6, CavTom2PMs-1.0 includes the following:
- the LOC132185892 gene encoding uncharacterized protein LOC132185892, producing the protein MASTDNIQNGASSACSEYQWEYDVFLNFGGDTRNNFTDHLYHALATDKGIKTFRDNEELETGKPISLKLLEAIEKSRIALVILSKKYVSSSWCLDELAKILECMDAGRMRVLPIFYHVDPSDVRHLKGTIAEEFAKHVLRIFQNVHDQRFKEEKLQRWSAALRRVANLSGHHVKDEFESKFIQRFVEKISSELNDTIESVFKDKHVGMKSRVEEFVNLYIDMEPKDDVRFIGICGKSGIGKTTLAEVVFERIRHQFQASSFLRDVKKNDLGDSQDQLLWDMKLKSEIARWDELKAINKTSLRLRNKRVIIVVDDVDEEKLEKLVGCPNRFGPGSRIIITTEDEVLLQKKCRKKNVYEAKKLDASDALQLFSQQAFNKPLCENDLLDICNDFVSHVDGHPLALKKLGSSLHDIPRDLWKAELERLRESAQHSNERTQTALRIKTNDDKVKFPVTSLLECGVNLVYQRNMEDFKCTVLIQMMTSYGDDLVHHEEVRRTGGSYEDPHPRDGFYKTGPLEFNPLFLYNSCFPPSKITQEWFSHPSFRHSVTMDIPPNLYNDNTWMGLTLFVCFSFHGDPKTVLDNLVSEIPHFLYCQFRTIVDRMDNDQVIGCVTSKVEIMWLNNIGGFIWISYIPRELLKNMLRQCSFISASFVSDWPGVMVRVCALRLLYQNDQVQFEQKLKQCNALISEHSDSASQFMVDQEKRNKRPKQNRPLIPMNCIEDFHRHLPYNSCFPQSEILDWFSLKSDGPKVRISLPPNLYDDPTWTGLALFASFSVLFGSLDSQVHCRFGFVSQNGTFGLGCPYSYCLLEEDLNLLKLDGFMWLSYIPSGWFPKWLNRCSSIEVSFSNCPSLTVHKCGLQLLYQNDEVKFREIIRLCKSSFSNNRENEGKASTSNTFNDEDTHPERLGSNEDLHNKASIRPRNQCNLPDFDPCLVYESCFPPNEILEWFSHRSDKPQVIIYLPPNLYDDPSWKGLALCVSFSLQEHGTTIVDNLDSQVPCNQLIFLLETAIGSLELLHKYCPTKEDLMLLRLGGFIWLSYIPRGSFPNWLIHSNFIEVSIATDVPGLTLHKCGFRLLYENEEREFKETVSHYTSSLSKTRDVIHQSNIANEKTVKPNQEDKAVEPITTSISDEVSHLARLRGSLNPRLKDKGKNDLHNQSNLPDFERRLVYNFCFPSNEILDWFNYQSNKHLVTISDLPPNLYDDCTWMGLALCVSFSVEEHGTTIVNNRDLPAPCGFIICMLETDICGLGHVNMDHMYCPTKEYLMSLRPGEFIWLSYIPRELFPNWLNHSSFIEASIGTDLPGLSVQKCGFHLLYENEEIEFKEIIRQLSQTRDGATSVIN